A genomic region of Xyrauchen texanus isolate HMW12.3.18 chromosome 29, RBS_HiC_50CHRs, whole genome shotgun sequence contains the following coding sequences:
- the LOC127622770 gene encoding natterin-2-like: MAVVAGFGPLVSYIGAEEGVALQADNGQFLSCIDRSNIYNIEAAKSTKDPWCKFIVEKVNDSKVRLKDRRGVYLSRIDRSGVNHIEAAKAKPDVYCEFSVFTRNGKVIFRADNGLFLSRYDRGNQNIEAVKEGVDEYCEFALSIGDIISPMFEIVKIDFGKIPDLSDKPSVVKTDYYINESSVNQSHTFKLNWTDTVTETTTWTHTWGVSSTVSSDFKLLSVEVTISYSGQYSTSSSKEKSISMSEETTITIPPKTKITVKLMVNKDDDAEIPFTATIKKTKANGEVKMFTENGTWRGVAYENVSLKIEEAKV, from the exons ATG GCGGTAGTTGCTGGTTTTGGTCCACTGGTATCTTATATTGGTGCTGAAGAGGGTGTTGCTCTACAGGCTGACAATGGCCAGTTCCTCAGCTGTATTGATCGCTCAAATATTTATAACATAGAAGCTGCCAAGAGCACCAAAGACCCTTGGTGCAAATTCATAGTGGAGAAAGTCAATGATTCGAAAGTCCGGCTCAAAGACCGGAGGGGTGTTTACCTCAGTCGAATTGACAGGTCTGGTGTCAACCATATCGAGGCAGCCAAAGCTAAGCCTGATGTATACTGTGAGTTCAGTGTCTTCACCAGGAATGGGAAAGTCATATTTAGAGCCGACAATGGCCTGTTCTTAAGTCGATATGATCGGGGTAATCAGAACATCGAAGCTGTTAAAGAAGGTGTTGATGAATATTGTGAATTTGCACTGAGTATCGGGGATATCATTAGCCCCATGTTTGAAATTGTCAAAATAGATTTTGGAAAAATTCCAGACCTGAGCGACAAGCCATCTGTGGTGAAAACCGACTACTACATCAATGAAAGCAGTGTGAATCAATCCCACACCTTCAAACTAAACTGGACGGACACAGTCACAGAGACCACGACTTGGACCCACACATGGGGGGTGTCCTCTACTGTGTcttctgattttaaattattaagtGTTGAAGTCACCATCTCATACTCAGGACAGTATAGCACCAGCTCCTCAAAAGAGAAATCCATCTCCATGTCAGAGGAAACTACCATCACAATTCCTCCCAAAACCAAGATCACAGTGAAACTGATGGTCAACAAGGATGATGATGCTGAGATTCCCTTCACAGCTACAATCAAGAAGACCAAGGCCAATGGAGAGGTTAAGATGTTCACTGAGAACGGCACATGGAGGGGTGTGGCTTATGAAAATGTAAGTCTTAAAATCGAAGAAGCCAAAGTGTAA